A window of Luoshenia tenuis contains these coding sequences:
- a CDS encoding ATP-binding protein, with protein MNRISILTGNYGSGKTEIALEMARRLAAKGRTALVDLDIVNPYFRSSTQRQALEALGVKVYAPNFAGTNLDLPSLPGEIVAVFEDPDVQVVFDVGGDATGAAALGRYHRYFEREGYELLYVVNACRPLSGTPEEIAGLLAQIEAKSQLKVSALINNTNLALETDADTLMAGQQVVQAVARTLGLPIAYLAGMPQVLEALPQAVRQAYEGRLFAFTPVMRPDWLDE; from the coding sequence TTGAACAGGATCAGCATCCTGACGGGCAATTATGGCTCCGGCAAGACCGAGATCGCCCTGGAGATGGCCCGCCGCCTGGCGGCGAAGGGAAGGACGGCGCTGGTGGATCTGGATATCGTGAACCCTTATTTCCGCTCCTCCACGCAGCGGCAGGCCCTGGAGGCGCTGGGGGTGAAGGTGTACGCCCCTAACTTTGCGGGCACGAATCTGGACCTGCCCTCTTTGCCGGGCGAGATCGTCGCCGTATTTGAGGACCCGGATGTGCAGGTGGTGTTTGACGTGGGCGGGGACGCCACCGGCGCAGCGGCGCTGGGGCGGTACCACCGCTATTTTGAGCGGGAAGGGTACGAATTGCTGTACGTGGTCAACGCCTGCCGGCCGCTGAGCGGCACGCCCGAGGAGATCGCCGGGCTGCTGGCACAGATCGAGGCGAAAAGCCAGCTGAAGGTGAGCGCGCTGATCAATAACACCAACCTGGCGCTGGAAACGGATGCGGATACGCTGATGGCGGGCCAGCAGGTGGTGCAGGCCGTGGCCCGGACGCTGGGGTTGCCGATCGCTTACCTGGCGGGCATGCCGCAGGTGCTGGAGGCGCTGCCCCAGGCGGTGCGCCAGGCATACGAGGGGCGGCTTTTTGCCTTTACGCCCGTGATGCGGCCGGATTGGCTGGACGAGTAG
- a CDS encoding NAD(P)/FAD-dependent oxidoreductase: MIELHELRLGLEEENGALYDRAAQRLKLARREIEEVQILRRSVDARDKKDVHFKVSVQVRLAGPEGRVRLRGSDRIAPEKEALSIPQAAFTLRPVVVGAGPAGLFCALTLARAGARPLVLERGQKVAQRAKDVQRLMGQGVLDEESNLLFGEGGAGTFSDGKLTWRGKQHTLGRYVLEALAAAGAGEEAVYDVRAHVGTDRLRETVTQLRRQIEALGGEFRFGAKVADLEVRDGRVRGVVMQDGTRIPCGAVALCTGHSARDTYAMLRSRGAALEPKPFALGVRIEHPQEMIDRAQYGPFAGRPALGAASYALTAKAPDGRGVYTFCMCPGGEVVLSASEQGALAVNGMSYHARDGRNANSAILTQVWPEDFMQAGDPLSGLAYQRHFEQLAFAAGGGGFIAPAQRAADFTAGCRTVRFGAVAPSFQPGVRGADLRECLPGYAAQGIAAGLAAFDRRLRGFALPDAVMTGVETRSSSPVRVRRGEDGCALGLSGLYPAGEGAGYAGGIVSSAVDGAAAALKMLAAQEM, translated from the coding sequence TTGATAGAGTTACATGAGCTGCGCCTGGGGCTGGAAGAGGAGAACGGGGCGCTATACGACCGGGCGGCCCAGCGGCTGAAGCTGGCGCGCCGGGAGATCGAGGAAGTGCAGATCCTGCGCCGCTCGGTAGACGCGCGGGATAAAAAAGACGTGCACTTTAAGGTATCGGTCCAGGTGCGCCTGGCCGGACCCGAAGGGCGGGTGCGCCTGCGGGGCAGCGACAGGATCGCCCCGGAAAAAGAGGCGCTGTCCATCCCCCAGGCGGCGTTTACCCTTCGCCCGGTGGTGGTGGGCGCGGGCCCAGCAGGGCTTTTTTGCGCGCTGACGCTGGCCCGGGCAGGGGCGCGGCCCTTGGTACTGGAGCGGGGGCAAAAGGTGGCCCAGCGTGCCAAGGACGTCCAGCGTCTGATGGGCCAGGGCGTGTTGGACGAGGAGAGCAACCTGCTCTTTGGCGAGGGGGGCGCGGGCACCTTCTCGGACGGGAAGCTGACCTGGCGGGGCAAGCAGCACACCCTGGGGCGGTATGTGCTGGAGGCTCTGGCCGCCGCGGGCGCCGGGGAGGAGGCCGTGTACGACGTGCGCGCCCACGTGGGTACCGACCGGCTGCGGGAAACCGTGACCCAGCTGCGCCGCCAGATCGAGGCGCTGGGCGGAGAATTCCGCTTTGGGGCAAAGGTGGCGGACCTGGAGGTGAGAGATGGCCGGGTGCGGGGCGTTGTGATGCAGGATGGGACGCGCATACCCTGCGGGGCGGTAGCCCTTTGCACCGGGCACAGCGCGCGGGATACCTATGCCATGCTGCGCAGCCGGGGCGCGGCGCTGGAGCCCAAGCCCTTTGCGCTGGGGGTGCGCATCGAGCACCCGCAGGAGATGATCGACCGGGCGCAGTACGGGCCCTTTGCCGGCCGTCCGGCGCTGGGCGCGGCCAGCTATGCGCTTACGGCCAAAGCGCCGGACGGCCGGGGCGTATACACCTTTTGCATGTGCCCGGGGGGCGAGGTGGTGCTCAGCGCCTCGGAGCAGGGAGCGCTGGCGGTCAACGGCATGAGCTACCACGCACGGGATGGGCGCAACGCCAACAGCGCGATCTTGACCCAGGTGTGGCCGGAGGACTTTATGCAGGCGGGGGACCCGCTAAGCGGCCTTGCATACCAGCGGCATTTTGAGCAGCTGGCCTTTGCGGCAGGGGGCGGCGGATTTATTGCCCCGGCCCAGCGGGCGGCAGACTTTACCGCCGGGTGCAGGACCGTGCGCTTTGGGGCGGTGGCACCTTCCTTTCAGCCCGGCGTGCGGGGGGCGGACCTGCGGGAGTGCCTGCCGGGCTATGCCGCCCAGGGAATAGCCGCGGGGCTTGCGGCCTTTGACCGGCGGCTGCGGGGCTTTGCCCTGCCCGACGCGGTGATGACGGGGGTAGAGACCCGCTCCTCCTCGCCGGTGCGGGTGCGCCGGGGCGAGGATGGCTGCGCGCTGGGGCTGTCGGGGCTGTATCCGGCCGGAGAGGGCGCGGGGTATGCCGGGGGCATCGTCTCCAGCGCGGTGGACGGGGCGGCTGCGGCGCTGAAGATGCTGGCCGCGCAGGAGATGTAG